GCAGATTTTATAAGTTTTATTAATAGCGAGTATGAAAGTCCATTTGATGTACCTGCTGCAAAACAAATGTTAATTTATCATCATAGCCATTATCCTTCAGCATCACCGGAACGAAGTGCATTTGTTGCCGATCTTAACAACAAAGGATGGCCTCAAACATGCCGTAATATAGGCATTACAAACGGTGCATCTGACGGAACAGGACAAGGTTATTCACCCGGCAGTAAAATACTGGCTTATAATATAAATGCATTAGTTTGGCAAAGATATTTTACAGCATGGGCAGTACCGGACGGCGGTAATAATTATGTTATTTTTCAAAGAAAAAAAAGAAATGAAATTATTCATGAAAAAAAAGTAACAAACACAGACCCGATCGATACAGCACCCGGAGGTTTTAGTCCAACAATGAAAGCAATTGGAGAAGGTGATGATGCTTTTTGGGATTGGGTGCATGAACACACACCCTTTAATATTGATATGTTAGTGAATTATCAAAACAACCACGCATTTATACCCGCAATTTCTGCTCTTGCTCTTGATGTAGATGATTATTATTATAAATTTGGTACTGTTCCAGAACAAATTCTTCTTAATAAAACTCCTTTTGATAAATTATATTTCCCAACTACGAATATATCAAATGAACCACACGTATGGGTATCAAATAAAACTGCAATTAATATACTTGATGAATTTATACCCGATTATCTTGTACTTGACGGACACGATTGGACCCAAGGAGAAATATCGGCAGAAGTAAGCATAAGAATGACAAACGGTTTTCATGCTTCAGCAAATGACCAAGTTCACTTATTCCTTGACGAAATTGATAAAAGCTTGCTTATTAATGAAGGGTGGAGCAAAAGCAATAATAAGAACATTGTTCAAGAAAACAACTATAAACAAAACAATCTTGTAAATATAAATGAAGATGATTTTATAATTTATCCCAATCCCACAAACGGCGTTTTTACAATCAGCTGTGAAAATTCTCCCTTTAAAAAGGAGATTAGGGAGATTTTGATTACCGATATAACAGGAAAAATTGTATATTCAAAAAATCATATTGATAACAATGAAATTACAATAAATATTTCATCAGAAAAATCAGGTATTTATTTTTTAAAATTTATTTCGAATAATAAAATAATAAACAGTAAAATTATCAAGCTATGAAATTATATAAACTATTAACACTAATTATTTTAAGTACATTATTTCTGCAATCTTGTGAAAGATTATTAACAGGCAGAAGCAATAAAAATAAAGTTCACGGAACTGTTACAGATAAAGAAACAGGTGAAGCAATAAAAGATGTAAAACTTACAATATACATAGAAGATTTTGACCGCACAAACGGAGAAGATGAAGTAACAGAACATTTTGCATATACAGATGATAACGGAGATTATGACTTAAAATTTAAAAGAGAAGACGGAACACATTACTATATTAAACCAACACATGAAGATTATGTTTATGGTATAAAAAACGGATGGTATCCGAATTTAGAAAATGGTCTTGAAAATGAAATAAATTTTGAAATGGAGGAAATAGATATTGTAAAGATTTCCGGTTCTGTTATAGGTCCTTATGATAATATTGAGAATGCAAAAGTTTCTGTTCTTAAAAGAAATAACGACAATACAAATTACCCGCAAACAACCGGAACAGAAGTCTTTTCAAACACATCAGGTGAATTTTATATTGAATTTGAAGGAGATGAAAACTATGAATTTTTCTTAAAACCTGAAAAAGAAGGATATTATTTTGAAAATTATGATGGTTTGGATTATGTAGAAGTTGATAATTTAAATCCGGGATATATAATTAGTATATATTTCCATATGAGTGAAAATGATTAAAATATTATCAAGCTATGAAAGCATATAAACTATTAACACTAATTATTTTAAGTGCATTATTTCTGCAATCTTGTGAAAGATTATTAACAGGCAGAAGCAATAAAAATAAAGTTCACGGAACTGTTACAGATAAAGAAACAGGTGAAGCAATAAAAGATGTAAAACTTACAATATACATAGAAGATTTTGACCGCACAAACGGAGAAGATGAAGTAACAGAACATTTTGCATATACAGATGATAACGGAGATTATGACTTAAAATTTAAAAGAGAAGACGGAACACATTACTATATTAAACCAACACATGAAGATTATGTTTATGGTATAAAAAACGGATGGTATCCGAATTTAGAAAATGGTCTTGAAAATGAAATAAATTTTGAAATGGAAAAAAGGGGAGTTGTAAAAATTAAAGGAGACGCAAGATTTGAGTTTGATGATACTTTTGTTTGGTTAGAGAATGTTAGGATATTTGTTTTAAAAAGAGTTATCGGAAATACAAACTATCCTGAATCAATTGGGATAGAGACATATACAAATAATTTAGGAGAATTTAATATTGAGTTTGAAGGGGATGAAGAATTTGAGTTTTTCTTAAAACCGGAAAAAACCGGTTATTATTATGAATGGAATGAATTAGATTATTTACAAGTTAATAATGTCAATCCCGGATATGAAATTAGTGTAACAATTGTTATGAAAATACATAATTAAAATCAATTAATTAAAACCCATGAATTATAGTTGCTTATGCAATCTGCCAAGTTCATTTTTTTCACCTTAACGAAATTGATAAAAGCTTGCTTCAATCGGAAGAATGGGAAACGGATAATAAAGAAAATAAGAATATTGTAAATAATAAAACAGGAAGTACTACAAATTTTGTTTTTAACGAAAATATTACGATATATCCTAATCCCTCTGACGGAATATATACCGTAAATCTCAATACTCAAAACTCAAATCTAAAAACCAAAATAACAATTACCGATTTAACCGGAGAAATCGTATATTCGGAAAATTATATTGATAACAATGAAATTACAATAAATATTTCAACAGAAAAATCGGGTATTTACTTTTTAAAATTTATTTCGGATAATAAAATAATTATTAAAAAAATAATTAAGCTATGAAACCATATAAACTTTTAACACTCATCTTTTTAAGCACATTATTTTTGCAATCTTGCGAAAGATTACTCACCGGCAGAAGCAATAAAAATAAAGTTCACGGAACGGTTACTGATAAAGAAACAGGAGAAGCAATAAAAGATGTAAAACTTACAATATACATTGAAGATTTCGACCGTACAAACGGTGAAGACGAAGTTACGGAACATACTGCATATACAGATGATAACGGAGATTATGACTTAAAATTTAAAAGAGAAGACGGAACTCATTATTATATTAAACCTACACATGATAATTATACATTAGTAATATTAAACGGTTGGTATCCGAATTTAGAGAACGGATTGGAAAATGAAATAAATTTTGAAATGACAAAGATAGGTCCTGCTAAAATAAATATTGTAACTTATCTTATAAACCCGGTCAACTCTCATGATTACAGTAATAGAATACCTGATGTTAAAATTACCGTTTTGGAAAGACATGAAGAAGATAATGATACTTATCCCATTTCTGTTGACACTATAAAATATACTGATAATACAGGTGAATGCTATATTGAATATTGGGAAAAAGAAGCTTTTCATTATTTCTTAAAACCTGAAAAAGAAGGTTATACTTATGATAAATGGGGCTATGATTATTATATGTTAGGATCTTATACACAAGGACATCCAAAAAATATTGAATTGGGAATGAGACAAGAAAAATAAACTAATGAATTTATCCCCGATTATCTTGTACTTGACGGACACGATTGGAACCAAGGAGAAATTTCAGCAGAAGTAAGCATAAGAATGACAAACGGTTTTCATGCATCAGCAGATGACCAAGTTCACTTGTATCTTGACGAGATAGACAAAAGTCTTCTTATAAATGAAGGGTGGAGTAATAATAAGAACAATTATTCTTAAAAAAACAACAAGTGATGCTTTAACCACCAAATATTTTTCAGAGAACCGGAACCTTCAAAAATGAAACTACTCTTCGATTTCGAATATTTTTATATTTTACTTATTATCTGATTGTTACGGCAATTTTGTTTGTAAAAATATAATATTGCTGTTCGATTTTAACAATACTTACTGTAATAATAATTTCCTTGATATATTATAAATAACTGTATTTTTGTGAGTTAAATGTTTTGGTATATATATTGACTTATTGTTTGCAGCATTGCTCGGTAAGAATTTATTAATTAAAGATTGAGAAAGTTGCATGGTTTGTACCAATCTATTTCAATCTAATTATGTTATCTCAAACAGGTCTGAAATGTATTTTTATCAGTACCTAATAATGAGATTTAACCGAAGTTTTAGCAGAAATACAGAAAAATAAAAAATTTGCAACAAATGCATATAAAAGCTATATTTGCAAGATTATTCATTATGTTAAACCAAACAGAACACCAAAAAACTAAATTGTTTAACTTAATTTAAAATTTTTGGCTATGAAAAATAAAATTTTTACAACAAGAAATTTATTCAGACTAATATTTATTGCTTTATTTATAACTGCAATAAATATTAATAATGCTGCAGCACAAGCAGTAAGTATTAACACAACAGGAAATGCTCCTGATGCAAGTGCAATGCTGGATATTGTTTCAACAAGCAGCGGAATATTAATTCCGAGAATGACAGAAGCAGAACGCGGAACAATTGATGTAACAGGTTCACCCACAGGTGTTATGGTGTATCAAACTGACGGAGCAGTCCCCGGTTATTATTATTATGACGGAACTGAATGGCAAAATTTGTTCAGTGGTGATATTCCTGTAATCCCCGGAGAAAGTGAATATTGGCTTCGTCCGGATGCTGACCCAACATACATCTATCCGGAGGGAAATACAATGATAAAAGTTTATGACGCAGGAGAAACTTACGGTATTCATTATGACGGTGGTACAAACCAATACGGTATTTGGGCAAGAACAACAGATGTAACAAACCCGACAGCAGCTGTTGCCGGTTTTTCTGATGTTGCCGGAAATCAGACTACCGGTTATTTAGGATATAACGGAAATTGGACTGCAACTGCACCGGCTACAACTTTCGGAACTGTATCCGGAAGCGGGGCATATGCAATTGCTGAAGATCCCG
This genomic stretch from Bacteroidales bacterium harbors:
- a CDS encoding T9SS type A sorting domain-containing protein; the protein is MLQSEEWETDNKENKNIVNNKTGSTTNFVFNENITIYPNPSDGIYTVNLNTQNSNLKTKITITDLTGEIVYSENYIDNNEITINISTEKSGIYFLKFISDNKIIIKKIIKL
- a CDS encoding carboxypeptidase-like regulatory domain-containing protein, with translation MKPYKLLTLIFLSTLFLQSCERLLTGRSNKNKVHGTVTDKETGEAIKDVKLTIYIEDFDRTNGEDEVTEHTAYTDDNGDYDLKFKREDGTHYYIKPTHDNYTLVILNGWYPNLENGLENEINFEMTKIGPAKINIVTYLINPVNSHDYSNRIPDVKITVLERHEEDNDTYPISVDTIKYTDNTGECYIEYWEKEAFHYFLKPEKEGYTYDKWGYDYYMLGSYTQGHPKNIELGMRQEK